The genomic stretch TCTTTGCTACTTGGCTGCACGACCAATTTTCCCCTCTTATCTGTTCAGTGATGTGTGAATGGGTATTTGTTtgagtaaaattatttctaaatgaTTATAATACATGGTGTGGTATATTGGGAAAGAGTAAAGATAACTGTATAACCTTTCGTTAATTGTAATAATCCATCTCTGATTAAGAATGAAACATGTAACATGTTTTCCACAGTTCGACCAAAGTCAAAGGGATTGAGAATAAGTTTGAAGAAATCAAGTGGCttctcatttattttgtaatgATGAGACACAAGAGCTTTTATTTTCCGTACTGTTTCTTCTACTCCGTGTTCAACTTTATCGACAGCTTGAACATTCTCAGGTCTTTTAGTAGCTACCTGGATATCTCTTGGTCCTTGCTTTCTCTTTGCGATTTGCTTCTTTTCTAATGGCTTCAAGGTTCCTACACATATAAGAACAGAATTAGAAAATAGCCCTGTGTTTGGGAGGGTAGGGATTGCATTGTATAGATTTTGACAAATTGGAGCACGTGGACGAATGAACAAACCTAAAAGATACGAATAATGTGGAATAACGTTCAAACACTTCAGCATTTCATCAGCCAAAATCGGCCAGTGCGGTTCCTCTAAGATGGTATCTGGGCGCAGCTGCACGTAAGATAACTAGAAGGTAAAACCTTGAAATTGGTAACCATtgcgaatttaatttttttttttttatttaaaattcaatgtgTACGAACAATTTTCTCAGCAAATTCAGTGTGGTCATATGGGCTCATGTCTTTGTTCAAAGTTTCTGTACAACGTTTCATCACATCTGAGGATACATACATGACTTCTGAATCTAGCAGAATTTCGTCAGTGTAATTAGCTGaacaaacaataaatatattacttTTAAAGAAGCAGTATAGAGGATCATTTACTTTTGAAATTCCACGTCAGTATAAGGGCGTGAGttctacaaaattataaaagttggataaaaaacatttatgGAAAAATACCAAAGTTCTTTGCTTTAAAATATACCTTTTTCTAGAGTTTCCTCATCTTCGTTTATAATATCTGTATCAGCCATTATGGTACGTAACGTTTTAATCGTGTTTTTGGATACATTTTCCTCTGGAACGAAAATAgccaaatatatataaaaatatggtTAGTCACAACATCAAAACCATACTAGGATGAATTACATCGTAGTAAACACCTGAATTTCAAACTGATAAGAACTTACGGAGAACTTTAGTTCTTCCCAAATATTTCCGGTAAAATGCTTTCCGCTTTTGTGGAGAGTGAGATGATTCCACGGATACGTTATTTTCGTTGTCTGACATTataaacacaattttttaccaaccACTTCGAAGCAGATTTAACCGCGCGATAACAGACCATGCACCTCGACAATGAGTGTCAAAAACCTATTTCATCTCGAACGGCGCTCCGAAATCCAGAATACGAAAAATGCATATGTTTCTCTTTGGACGTTGCGTAAAATCCGATCGGCCGGTTGCCAGATAAATAGTGTCGCGAGTCGCCAGAAGTGGGCGCACAGCAAGCCGATTATTGCCAATGTGACGTTCTAACGTCAATTCCGGACAAATTAGGAATTAGACTTACGATCAGTGGTTTGGGTCGCTCAAATATTGATTGAATAGCTTTTTCCCCTGGTTGCACTGAGTGTGACGTCGAGCGGCACTCCACGAAAATTCCCCAAGTTTGTGACTGGAATTCGTTTTAGTTGGAATATATTTCGATTAAAGACAAAACtaggaataataattctaGTACAATGCTATAAGATTTGTTAAAGAATCGGGCAGAGATTTGTCGTTGGAATGCAAGTGCTAGACGATTTTATCGTGAGGATCTACCGAGAACAAGTACCTACTGCAGATAAAAACCAAGAGAGCGAATGAACGCTGGGTGCTCGTATTTATTCAGATTGGTAACAGTAGGGGTGTGAATCCTTCTCCTCAAGCATTACCTCACAACAACATTTCTTCTCCTTATTCTAAATTACAACTACGTCGGTATGCTATGCTACGGGACTTATTGGTGTCGGGTGCAAAGTTGATGTTCAGCGTCAGCCAGCGCAAGCTTTGTTGTACGGATTTTTGATGTCGGATTAAATGTACAGAGCTGGTACTCCTTTACTCTAGTCTCCATAGTATAACCCGTGGAACAAACGTGGTATAAATCAGTATAAACATGGCTGGTTCCAGCCTTCGGTTCTAACCTATGGGGTCTAAGGAGGTTCTGTCACGGTCAAGACTCGTATGAAGTATTCTGTGTGTATGAATTGTATTTGTCGGTTCACCCTACTTTACGGTTTCCATTGTGGTTTCCATTACTCGAGTGTCGGCTGAATGATATAATACAACGTCGTCCAAATCTTCTCTTTGGGGTTGAACGAGTATttgtttgcgattttccaATTGATTTCTTGCTATAACTTCTCCACATTCCAGTTGCACGACTTATTAAAATGGCTTATCTAACCCGCAAAGAGATAGATGATATGAAGCCTCAAATAGAGAAGGCAGTACATAAGTTTCTGGGTTTTGGCGAGCCTTCAATCGTTACTACTGCTATGAACTGTATTACTTCTGGTTACGACAAGCGTAAAACTGCTGGTAAGTTTCTCTATATCACTGACATTGGGAATGATCTACAATTACAACTATTAAactgtttcatttattcatccatcctttttACTCAGTAATCTGAAACTTTCAATGAAACGCTACTACCTAGCATTTAGTTAATTTACTTGAGTTAAATACTCATCTTCTGAGAGcatttaaaaacatttttttagaaCCTGTATATGTAGTgtgtgataaattattttttagacAAACTTTCGGCACTCTTGGAAGAAAAGAAGGCTACCAagttgatggaaaaaatattttcaatttacgatGACACTAAAGCTAGCCAAAAGACTAAGAAACGTCCCCATATCGATGACAAGGATAAAGACAGAGATGCAAAGAAAccgaaaacaaaagaagaagaattcatGAATGAAAAACCTACAGAAGCACAGTTGTCCGCTGACAAGGTACATTTACGTTTATGCATTCACTGTTGAGTACTTGCactgagagaaagaaatttattgaatgaaaaaaaaataaaactgttttGGTCAACTAAATGTGTCACTTAGAGGCGGCAAAACGAATATTTGGTTACAACAATTTATAAGTTGCATGAACTAAATGAGAAATACTTCTTGtgactttattattatttaacataAATATGAGGGTGTACAGTCAATGGAGTATTAAGGTGAATGACCTGTATTATATAGTTGATATGAAAGTAATTTTGTTAATCTAAATACCCAACTTTTGGATCCAACAAATGTTTAAGCAATGCAGTACCATGGTCTGTTggcttcaaaaaatttcagtcaacGCTACTGAATATTCAGTTGAAAAAATCCCAGCTAGGTACGCATAGAGAAGTGGATTCTGACTGATTCAAGACCACCGGTGTCATCTGCTACCATCTATTCAACCTGCGTAGCAGATGACACCACTGGCCTTGAAGGTGTCAGAATCCACCTTGGGAGGTGTACATACAAGCAACTAAACATTAGATCAGTGTAGTGTTTCAATcattaaatttgattaaatttgattCCGCAGAGTACTGAATTCTTTGACGACAAAAAAGATATTTAGTCGAAGCTATTGCACACATTCAAGTGTAGGTATCCCCTTCTTCAACCAGATCATTGAGTTGACGCtactaaatatttttcggacctatcaacttttcattcaaatgaACCACGTAGTTCAACTAACTTGTTTGTTCGATTTGACCTGACGGAATTTATAATGTTGACTaaggtgtataaattttcacaaaataatgattgaagcaacaatttttattcaactaaaTCGATTCGGTTGATTTGCTGACTCTTTTCTCTGCGTGCGATTAACATTCATTAATATTCGGTTAAGAATTTTATCTCCTTATCTTCTTCCTCtaccattttttcttcatagatAAAACAAATGATGTTGAATGCTCAAAGAGAGATTGAGGAGCGTAAACGAGCGTTAAAGGCAATACGGCAAGATGATATGCCGCCAGTACGACCCTTGTTCCGAGCTCGCGAACCCATGCCGTCCGTAGGGAGTATGTACAATCAGGGACTGTTGAGTAAAAATGATTCTGACAAAGCTCGGAAGATTGCTGCACTTCAGGCTCAAATTAGGAACAAACTCAGTTCGGGATTATTGGGAAGCCTGCCAGTCCCTGATAAGCCAACACCCTTGATACTGGATGAATCTGGAAGAACAGTTGATATTACGGGAAAAGAGGTTCAACTCACCCAGGTCGTTCCTACGCTAAAAGCCAATATTCGAGCAAAGAAACGAGAAGAATTCAAAGCACAGCTGCAGGATTCTAAGGGACCAGAGGAGATGCAGGATACACATTTTTTCGACAATCGGATCGGTGCAAAGCCAGCCCAAAGAAATAAACGAGCCTTAAAGTTCCATGAGCCTGGGAAGTTTCAACAACTGGCGGACAGAATACGTATGAAAGCCCAGttggaaaaactgcaaaatgaAATATCACAAATTGCCAGAAAAACCGGTATTAGTTCGGCGACAAAACTTGCACTGATTGCCCCCAAAACTGAAGCCTTGAACGAAGATGTACCCAATGTCGAGTGGTGGGATTCGGTTATTATTACCGGATGTTACGCAGGTGACAAAGAACAAATGCCAGTCAAGATTTCCGCTATTACAAACTTGGTTGAACATCCAACGCAAATGCGGCCTCCAAGTAAGTTATAAAACACTCGACGATTAGATTGTTTGAAATAGTACTTTCACCACTTGTCTGGTTGCgatacgaaaattgaaatcctCGAAAGAAAAGTGTTATAGCCCATAGTACCTTAAATAAGTATCATCAGAGAAATACGAATACATGGCAACAACCATATTTGTCATGTATGTTTGTAACTACAGAGCTTTCACTTGCTCAAGAATTACTTGcttgtatattaatattacttattcattttttttgctaCCTGTACGAGGTCTTAGTACTTGCTAAGCACGACAACGCGTCTATACCAGGTTGAAGAAACACTTTTAACGCTCTTCGATCCATTTTCCTTCTGCTTATAGCTGATCCTCTCAAGCCGATCTACATGCCAGTATTTCTTACAAAGAAGGAGcgtaaaaaattacgacggcagaaccgacgagaagcATGGAAAGAGGAACAGGAGAAGATCCGTCTGGGTTTGGAACCACCGCCTGAGCCAAAGCTAAGGATCTCTAATTTAATGCGTGTCTTGGGTACAGAAGCTGTACAGGATCCTACAAAAATTGAGGCTCATGTCCGTCAGCAGATGGCGAAGAGATTGAAGGCTCATGAGGATGCAAATGCGGCACGGAGGCTTACTGCGGAACAACGACGCGAGAAAAAAGCTCGTAAGCTAAAGGAGGATACCACCCTTGGTGTACACGTAGCAGTTTACAGGTAATCCATTGTTTGATATATACCCTCCCCATGGGGATGACCATGTTCAtagaattatatttaaatgaaCTATTTTAGGATACGAGATCTAGTTAATAATGCGTCGAAGAAGTTCAAAGTGGAAACAAATGCCAAACAATTATACTTGACCGGATGTGTGATGTTGTTTCGCGACTGCAATGTAGTTGTAGTTGAGGGTGGAGCTAAACAACTGAGCAAGTATAAACGTTTGATGGTACGGCGAATAAAATGGGAAGAGGATATCGTCAAAGATAATGATGGAAACGAGGTGCCTAATAGATGTGTCTTGGTTTGGGAGGGTACAAGCAAACAGCGTCACTTTGGTGAGATAAAATTCAAGGTGTGCCCAATCGAAAAAATGGCAAGGGAACACTTCAAAAAACATCAGGTTGAACACTATTGGGATCTGGCATATAGTGGTGCGGTACTGGACAATACAGATGATGCACGTTCCTAAAACCTAATGTGGTAATGAAAAGATATTACAAATAATGAATCGTAGAATTCTTGGAgagaaataaatgataaataatcaaattcaGATAGTTTTACGTATTTTGTGTAAAGTTGGAGGTTGTTAAACTAATTCAATAtctactcacaatcagtcaatGGATAGACTGAAGGACGATTGTTTCTGTTTGTAATAATGGAGCTATGGATCACTTGTTAAACATCTGCTTTCGTCGCTTGGATTGAATTTCAGTACATCTATAGTTTCGATCCCTCTGTAAGTATCTTAGTAGTCATGACATGCAAGAATAGCCATGAAATGACGTAGTTGCAAGATCTTGGACGCTTAGAGCCCATGTAATTAGTAACCCTCCAGGGAGTGATGAGACAACGCCTAAGGGGATCCCCAGCCTTCTATTTGAAAGATCTATTTGTGGGGGCAGTTTTTGGGTAAAATTCAACTATCAAAAAATCGGAAGTGAAATACTTCTTCTAAAGCCTTccgaattttatattttacggACAAAACGATACGTACAGACCGATTGAGATTTCTAAACCGTTTTGTAGCATGTGTGACATacattttacgaaaaaaacaatatattaaCTCTCTAATTTTAAAACAttgttttttcactcaaaCTACATACTGTTCAATGATTTCCAATCTAAAAGGTGCGTGACATTCACTATTAtgcatatacacatacattgaTCTTATCGCCAAAGAGGAACACTGTG from Diprion similis isolate iyDipSimi1 chromosome 12, iyDipSimi1.1, whole genome shotgun sequence encodes the following:
- the LOC124413298 gene encoding EP300-interacting inhibitor of differentiation 3 — translated: MSDNENNVSVESSHSPQKRKAFYRKYLGRTKVLQENVSKNTIKTLRTIMADTDIINEDEETLEKANYTDEILLDSEVMYVSSDVMKRCTETLNKDMSPYDHTEFAEKILSYVQLRPDTILEEPHWPILADEMLKCLNVIPHYSYLLGTLKPLEKKQIAKRKQGPRDIQVATKRPENVQAVDKVEHGVEETVRKIKALVSHHYKINEKPLDFFKLILNPFDFGRTVENMLHVSFLIRDGLLQLTKDKRGKLVVQPSSKEACANAKRKGNDSHVQNVMSINAKQWQILKEIYRLDGAMINFTTSVHL
- the LOC124413162 gene encoding U4/U6 small nuclear ribonucleoprotein Prp3, which codes for MAYLTRKEIDDMKPQIEKAVHKFLGFGEPSIVTTAMNCITSGYDKRKTADKLSALLEEKKATKLMEKIFSIYDDTKASQKTKKRPHIDDKDKDRDAKKPKTKEEEFMNEKPTEAQLSADKIKQMMLNAQREIEERKRALKAIRQDDMPPVRPLFRAREPMPSVGSMYNQGLLSKNDSDKARKIAALQAQIRNKLSSGLLGSLPVPDKPTPLILDESGRTVDITGKEVQLTQVVPTLKANIRAKKREEFKAQLQDSKGPEEMQDTHFFDNRIGAKPAQRNKRALKFHEPGKFQQLADRIRMKAQLEKLQNEISQIARKTGISSATKLALIAPKTEALNEDVPNVEWWDSVIITGCYAGDKEQMPVKISAITNLVEHPTQMRPPTDPLKPIYMPVFLTKKERKKLRRQNRREAWKEEQEKIRLGLEPPPEPKLRISNLMRVLGTEAVQDPTKIEAHVRQQMAKRLKAHEDANAARRLTAEQRREKKARKLKEDTTLGVHVAVYRIRDLVNNASKKFKVETNAKQLYLTGCVMLFRDCNVVVVEGGAKQLSKYKRLMVRRIKWEEDIVKDNDGNEVPNRCVLVWEGTSKQRHFGEIKFKVCPIEKMAREHFKKHQVEHYWDLAYSGAVLDNTDDARS